The DNA window CTCACCGCCGCCGTCACGACCATCTCCGGGGGCGGGATCGCCGCGATCAAGGGCATCGGCGGGTACCAGCTCGTCTGCGACGCCACCGATGACGACGCCGTCCGCCGCCTTCGCGACCTCAAACACCGGCGCACCAAGCCTTTCGCGGTGATGGCGCGCGACCTCGCCAGCGCACGCGAACTGTGCACAGTGGACAGTCGTGCGGCCGGCGCGCTCGTCTCCTCGCCGGCGCCGATCGTGCTGCTCCCCCGGTTCCCCGGCACGCCGATCGCCGACCAGGTCGCCCCGGGACTGCCGGAACTCGGCGTGTTCCTGCCGTACAGCCCGGTGCACCACCTCCTCCTCGACGCGCTTTCCCGGCCGCTGGTCGTCACCAGCGGCAACCGCGCCGGTGAGCCGATCGCGATCGACGACGCCGCCGCGCGGGCGACGCTCGGCCCGGTCACCGACGGGCTGCTCATGCACACCCGGCCGATCTGGTCGCGCTACGACGACTCGGTGGTCCGGCCCGCCCGGCACGGCACGGTCACCGTGCGCCGCGCCCGCGGCCTCGCCCCGTCACCGCTCCCGCTCCCGGCTTCCCTCCCGGCGCCGGTACTGGCGCTCGGCGCGCAGCTCAAGCACACCGCCGCACTGGCGATCGGCTCGACCGCGACGCTCGGGCCGCACACCGGCGACCTCGAAGACGCGGACGTCTTCAGCGCCTTCGCCCAAGCGGTCCAGGACCTGTGCCGCACGCACGACGTCCGGCCAGAGCACTGCGCGCACGATCTCCACCCGGCCTACCTGTCCACCCAGTACGCCCGCCGATGGCCGCGAACGCACCGCATCGCCGTGCAGCACCACCACGCCCACGTCGCCGCGACCGCGGCCGAACACCGGGTACCTGGCCCGTTCGTCGGCATCGCGCTCGACGGACTCGGGCTCGGCGACGACGGCACCTTCTGGGGCGGTGAAGTCCTGTTGAGCTCCTACACGGGATATCGGCGCTTCGCCCGGTTCGGCACCGCACCTCTTCCCGGCGGAGCCGCCGCGGTACGCAGACCGGCCCGGATGGCGCTGGGCTACCTGTTCGGCGCGGAACCGTCCGACGGTCCCGGCTTTTTCCCCGAGCACGGCGCGGATCTGCTGGCCCGCCTCGACGGCCACGAGGTCCACGTCGTGCGCGCCATGATCGAGCGGAACGTCAACTGTCCGCTCGCCTCCAGCGCGGGACGGCTGTTCGACGCCGTCGCCGCGCTGCTCGGGCTGTGCGACGACAACCGGTACGAAGGCGAAGCAGCGGTCCGGTTGGAAGCCGCCGCGACCGGCCACGAACCCGGGAGCGCGCTGCGGTGGCGCCTGTACCGCCGCGACGGGATGTGGGTGTACGACCCGGTGCCGACGCTGGCCCACGCGGTGGAAGCCGCGGCGGCCGGATCCGCGGGCGTGGTCGCGGCCCGGTTCCACCGCACCATCGCCGAGGTGGTCGTCGCGCTCGCCGAGAAGGCCGCCGACGCGCTGGGGGCGAAGACGGTGTGCCTCGGCGGCGGTGTCTTCCAGAACGCGCTCCTGACCGAGCGGGTGTTGGCCGGGCTGCACGACGCCGGGCTGCGCCCGCTGGCCGGTGCGCGGGTGCCGATGAACGACGGCGGGATCAGCTACGGCCAGGCCGCGATCGCGGCCGCACGCCTCGGGAAGGGGTGAACCACCGTGTGCCTCGGCATTCCCGGCCGGATCGTCGCGATCGACGACCGCGCGGACCCGGCGGACCCGGTGCTCGGCACGGTGGACTTCGCGGGCCTCCGGCGCTCGGTGTGCCTCGACTTCACCCCTGCCGCGGGAATCGGCGACTACG is part of the Amycolatopsis sp. CA-230715 genome and encodes:
- a CDS encoding HypC/HybG/HupF family hydrogenase formation chaperone, producing the protein MCLGIPGRIVAIDDRADPADPVLGTVDFAGLRRSVCLDFTPAAGIGDYVIVHVGFAISQIDEAEAAKTLAVLDAIPDVWETELGPEAAT
- the hypF gene encoding carbamoyltransferase HypF — protein: MTGPSATVNRVRVEVHGMVQGVGFRPFVHRLATGLGLVGDVRNAGGYVVIRAAGATGPMSCFLSGLHRSAPPHATVDRLEIGPVGEEVALGPGFAVLASGPGRPVVPRVPPDLATCPDCVRELFDPADRRYRYPFLNCTACGPRASIVEGLPYDRARTAMRGFPLCAACRAEYHDPADRRFHAEPIACPACGPRLEWYLPGAGDAPARGEDALTAAVTTISGGGIAAIKGIGGYQLVCDATDDDAVRRLRDLKHRRTKPFAVMARDLASARELCTVDSRAAGALVSSPAPIVLLPRFPGTPIADQVAPGLPELGVFLPYSPVHHLLLDALSRPLVVTSGNRAGEPIAIDDAAARATLGPVTDGLLMHTRPIWSRYDDSVVRPARHGTVTVRRARGLAPSPLPLPASLPAPVLALGAQLKHTAALAIGSTATLGPHTGDLEDADVFSAFAQAVQDLCRTHDVRPEHCAHDLHPAYLSTQYARRWPRTHRIAVQHHHAHVAATAAEHRVPGPFVGIALDGLGLGDDGTFWGGEVLLSSYTGYRRFARFGTAPLPGGAAAVRRPARMALGYLFGAEPSDGPGFFPEHGADLLARLDGHEVHVVRAMIERNVNCPLASSAGRLFDAVAALLGLCDDNRYEGEAAVRLEAAATGHEPGSALRWRLYRRDGMWVYDPVPTLAHAVEAAAAGSAGVVAARFHRTIAEVVVALAEKAADALGAKTVCLGGGVFQNALLTERVLAGLHDAGLRPLAGARVPMNDGGISYGQAAIAAARLGKG